The proteins below are encoded in one region of Kogia breviceps isolate mKogBre1 chromosome 8, mKogBre1 haplotype 1, whole genome shotgun sequence:
- the OR2K2 gene encoding LOW QUALITY PROTEIN: olfactory receptor 2K2 (The sequence of the model RefSeq protein was modified relative to this genomic sequence to represent the inferred CDS: inserted 2 bases in 1 codon; deleted 2 bases in 1 codon; substituted 1 base at 1 genomic stop codon), producing MQGENLTSWSFFFLEGFSSYPTLEIVLFIFSLVMHLISLLGNSTLILITILDSCLQTPMYLFLGNLSFVDICYTSVSVPTLLVNLLSFQKTIIFSGCAVQMCLSLALGSEQCLLLAVMSYDHYVAICKPLRYPIIMSRQVCVQMATVSWVMGSLTALLETRFTLQVPLXGNFIHHFKCEILAVLKLACTRSLLMATIMPVVSMLLICISYVIILSSYVIILSTILRISSGEGRNKAFSTWDAHSTVVFLYYGAALSMYLKPSSSGSQEIDKIISLLYEVLTPMLNPITYSLXNKEVKDAVKKVLGQIYLQQIQENL from the exons ATGCAAGGTGAAAATCTCACCAGttggagtttttttttcctggaaggttTTTCTAGTTACCCAACGTTAGAGATTGTTCTCTTCATCTTCAGCCTTGTAATGCATCTGATATCCCTCTTGGGCAACAGCACTCTTATTTTAATCACTATCCTAGATTCATGCCTTCAAACTCCCATGTACTTGTTCCTGGGAAATCTCTCTTTTGTGGATATTTGTTACACATCTGTTTCTGTTCCCACTTTGCTGGTGAACTTGCTGTCATTCCAGAAAACCATCATCTTTTCTGGGTGTGCTGTACAGATGTGTCTGTCCCTTGCTCTGGGCTCC GAGCAATGCCTGCTTCTGGCTGTGATGTCGTATGACCATTACGTGGCCATTTGCAAGCCGCTGAGATACCCCATCATCATGAGCAGGCAGGTCTGTGTGCAGATGGCCACTGTCTCCTGGGTGATGGGCTCTCTGACAGCCCTGCTGGAAACCCGCTTCACCCTGCAGGTACCCCT TGGGAATTTCATCCATCACTTCAAGTGTGAAATTCTGGCAGTGCTGAAGCTAGCTTGCACAAGGTCATTGCTCATGGCCACGATCATGCCGGTGGTCAGCATGCTCTTAATTTGCATCTCTTATGTCATCATCCTTTCCTCTTATGTCATCATCCTTTCCACTATTCTGAGAATCAGCTCGGGAGAGGGAAGAAACAAAGCTTTTTCTACCTGGGATGCTCACTCAACTGTGGTGTTCTTGTACTATGGGGCTGCACTCTCCATGTACCTAAAGCCTTCTTCGTCAGGCTCACAAGAAATAGATAAAATCATCTCGTTGCTTTATGAAGTGCTTACCCCTATGCTGAACCCCATAACTTACAGTTTATGAAACAAGGAAGTCAAAGATGCTGTGAAAAAAGTGCTGGGCCAAATATACTTGCAGCAAATACAGGAAAATCTCTGA